A genome region from Anastrepha ludens isolate Willacy chromosome 3, idAnaLude1.1, whole genome shotgun sequence includes the following:
- the LOC128857464 gene encoding piggyBac transposable element-derived protein 3-like codes for MDRRRFLTVGEIESYIKTSSSEDEGEVVSVKRMKIVKPISKKITSVVYIPPADVDAGSDEELIDDNEMITEVPAMTDVCGELEVEHESDVEDFASPPSCLVGIPDDGPSCSAKTTSCVQKKISVHQTGKKPNELILNQSGVEYLKSNIVDSISESEYFIHKIFLSGGKTPFELFLQFFDEEIMEMLVVNTNMYAHRNNIVVDISKQQIYRFIGILILSGYHKVPHVEHYWSTQQTLGIPIVKQALSRNNFQLIKRIFHLMDNYGIDPTDRFAKVHLLMH; via the coding sequence GATCGTCGACGTTTTTTAACCGTTGGGGAAATAGAATCCTACATAAAAACTTCGAGCAGTGAGGATGAAGGCGAAGTAGTTTCAGTTAAACGAATGAAAATTGTTAAgcctatttcgaaaaaaataacttcTGTTGTATATATTCCACcagcagatgttgatgctggaAGTGACGAAGAACTTATTGACGATAATGAGATGATAACAGAGGTACCAGCTATGACGGATGTTTGTGGAGAGTTGGAGGTCGAACATGAATCAGATGTGGAAGATTTTGCGTCGCCGCCGTCATGTTTAGTTGGAATACCTGATGATGGACCATCCTGTTCTGCAAAAACAACTAGCTGTGTACAGAAAAAGATTTCGGTACACCAAACTGGAAAAAAACCAAACGAATTGATTTTAAATCAATCAGGTGtggaatatttaaaaagcaatATTGTTGATTCTATAAGTGAGTCtgaatattttattcataaaatttttctttctggTGGCAAAACACCATTTGAATTGTTTCTGCAGTTCTTCGATGAAGAAATAATGGAAATGCTGGTcgtgaatacaaatatgtatgctcACCGAAATAATATCGTAGTGGATATTAGCAAACAACAGATATACCGTTTCATCGGAATTTTGATACTAAGTGGTTATCATAAAGTACCTCACGTTGAACATTATTGGAGTACACAGCAAACACTTGGTATACCTATAGTAAAGCAAGCTTTATCACGTAATAACTTCCAGTTGATCAAACGAATATTTCATCTAATGGACAATTATGGCATTGATCCCACAGACAGATTTGCTAAAGTCCACTTATTGATGCACTGA